In one window of Theropithecus gelada isolate Dixy unplaced genomic scaffold, Tgel_1.0 HiC_scaffold_467, whole genome shotgun sequence DNA:
- the LOC112617806 gene encoding WD repeat-containing protein 74-like, which yields MAAAAARWNHVWVGTETGILKGVNLQRKQAANFTAGGQPRREEAVSALCWGTGGETQILVGCADRTVKHFSTEDGIFQGQRHCPGGEGIFRGLAQTDG from the exons ATGGCTGCTGCTGCCGCGCGCTGGAACCATGTGTGGGTCGGCACCGAGACTGGGATCTTGAAAG GGGTAAACCTTCAGCGAAAACAGGCGGCGAACTTCACGGCCGGAGGACAGCCGCGGCGCGAGGAGGCAGTGAGCGCCCTGTGTTGGGGCACGGGCGGCGAGACCCAG ATCCTGGTAGGCTGCGCGGACAGGACGGTGAAGCACTTCAGCACCGAGGATGGCATATTCCAGGGTCAGAGACACTGCCCGGGCGGGGAGGGCATATTCCGTGGCCTCGCCCAGACCGACGG